The following proteins are co-located in the Telopea speciosissima isolate NSW1024214 ecotype Mountain lineage chromosome 9, Tspe_v1, whole genome shotgun sequence genome:
- the LOC122639538 gene encoding clathrin coat assembly protein AP180-like, with protein sequence MSSKLRKAIGAVKDQTSIGLALVAKNNSSNLEIAILKATTHDAVPIEEKYVNEILLYISSSKHYAAACAQAIAKRIGRTRKWIVALKSLMLVLRIFQDGDPHFPREVLLAMKRGAKILNLSSFRDDSNSSPWDFTAFVRTFALYLDKRLEGFLTGKLQRRAVYKEQNNKHRNHRRNESVCDMKPPVLLDRINHWQCLLDRAIATRPTGAAKCNRLVQISLYSIVRESFDLYRDISDGLALLLDSFFHLQYQSCSDAFQSCVKASKQFDELCGFYTLCKNIGVGRSSEYPSVQKISDELIDTLKEFLKDQASFPTGAPRPPLQPAAYLLLPSPSPPPPDCSASTSGRLENVDQQSDEGSETHNRRASLEDLICVTDAVTSPSISMGQHQFEKFSQIEDLTNLNVNPNQTGTASMEMDLLFFDDDDDQQTPVSVETAGHGGGGREGWELVLAETASDMSMPSSSQADSGFEPSFLDSLYSNQAPVVQLQQPTYNPFLQDTSGIDETSTIASAQTAIVPVVVVSDTFSSLPTFQATPKFSAQKSEDLMASNWNVEDDPFAPFPSQTDQILDTSTNQQQQLLREQQLWLQNQNEIIARHVNIT encoded by the coding sequence GTGAACGAGATTCTCCTCTACATCTCCTCTTCCAAGCACTACGCAGCTGCTTGTGCGCAGGCCATCGCTAAGCGCATTGGCCGCACGCGCAAATGGATAGTGGCACTCAAATCCCTAATGCTCGTCCTCCGCATCTTCCAAGACGGAGACCCTCACTTCCCACGCGAAGTCCTCCTTGCCATGAAACGAGGTGCCAAGATCCTAAACCTCTCCAGCTTCCGTGACGATTCTAACTCAAGCCCTTGGGACTTCACCGCCTTCGTTCGCACCTTCGCACTCTATCTGGATAAACGTCTCGAGGGCTTCCTTACGGGCAAGCTCCAGCGCAGGGCTGTCTATAAGGAACAGAACAATAAACACAGAAACCATCGCAGGAACGAGTCCGTGTGCGACATGAAGCCCCCTGTTTTGCTGGATCGTATCAACCACTGGCAGTGCTTGCTCGATCGGGCAATCGCTACCAGGCCAACCGGTGCCGCCAAATGCAACCGTCTTGTGCAGATCTCTCTCTACTCCATTGTCAGGGAGAGCTTCGATCTCTACCGTGACATCTCCGACGGCCTCGCTCTTCTCCTCGATAGCTTCTTTCACCTCCAATATCAATCCTGTTCCGACGCGTTTCAGTCCTGCGTTAAGGCCTCGAAGCAATTCGACGAATTGTGTGGGTTTTACACCTTGTGCAAGAATATCGGTGTGGGACGCTCGTCGGAGTATCCGAGCGTCCAGAAGATCTCCGATGAGCTCATAGACACGCTTAAAGAATTCCTCAAAGATCAAGCATCTTTCCCTACTGGGGCTCCGAGGCCACCGCTCCAGCCTGCCGCCTACTTGCTTCTCCCTTcgccttcaccaccaccacctgacTGCTCTGCATCGACTTCTGGACGGCTCGAAAATGTTGACCAACAATCCGATGAAGGATCCGAGACTCACAACCGACGCGCCTCGCTAGAGGACCTGATCTGCGTGACTGACGCAGTAACAAGCCCATCCATCTCCATGGGTCAACACCAATTTGAGAAATTTTCCCAAATTGAAGATTTGACGAATTTGAATGTGAATCCGAATCAAACTGGGACGGCTTCAATGGAGATGGACCTATTATTCTtcgacgatgatgatgatcagCAGACACCGGTGTCTGTAGAAACTGCAGGCCACGGCGGCGGAGGAAGAGAAGGGTGGGAGCTCGTGCTGGCGGAGACTGCGAGTGACATGTCCATGCCATCGTCTTCCCAAGCAGATTCTGGCTTCGAACCCTCGTTTCTGGATAGCCTTTACAGCAATCAGGCCCCAGTAGTCCAGCTCCAACAACCCACCTACAACCCATTCCTCCAGGACACTAGTGGGATTGATGAGACATCCACCATTGCCTCTGCACAAACAGCAATTGTTCCCGTCGTCGTCGTCTCCGATACATTTTCTTCCCTCCCAACGTTTCAGGCAACCCCAAAATTCAGTGCGCAGAAATCCGAAGACCTCATGGCATCAAACTGGAACGTAGAAGATGATCCTTTCGCACCATTTCCTTCTCAAACGGATCAAATCTTGGATACTTCCACCAATCAACAACAGCAACTGCTACGTGAACAGCAGTTGTGGTTGCAAAACCAAAACGAAATTATAGCTAGGCATGTAAATATAACTTGA